From a single Micromonospora pallida genomic region:
- a CDS encoding ABC transporter ATP-binding protein, producing the protein MSVHIDRRPIVSDVDLTVEPGQIVGLIGPNGSGKSTLLRTLYRVLRPATGAVRLNGDDLWKLRPQEVARRRAAVAQDHAIDADFLVRDVVVMGRTPHKRLLDREDGRDRRIVDEALDRVRMGWAAERVFTTLSGGERQRVLLARALAQQAPLLILDEPTNHLDVRAQLELLELVSSLGLTTLTALHDLDHAASYCDRLVLLEHGRVRAAGTPTEVLLPALLASVFGVRAHLGVHPLTGRLHVCVAPLPPADDVRALAGVGAEQRGGHRPDDDPNGRAADADGPRGKDLG; encoded by the coding sequence GTGTCGGTCCACATCGACCGCCGGCCGATCGTCAGCGACGTGGACCTGACCGTGGAACCGGGACAGATCGTCGGTCTGATCGGCCCGAACGGCAGCGGCAAGTCCACTCTGCTCCGTACGCTCTACCGGGTCCTGCGCCCGGCCACCGGTGCGGTTCGGCTCAACGGGGACGACCTGTGGAAGCTCCGCCCGCAGGAGGTCGCCCGCCGTCGCGCCGCGGTCGCCCAGGACCACGCGATCGACGCGGACTTTCTCGTCCGTGACGTGGTGGTGATGGGGCGTACGCCGCACAAGCGGCTGCTCGACCGGGAGGACGGCCGGGACCGCCGGATCGTCGACGAGGCGCTCGACCGGGTCCGGATGGGGTGGGCGGCCGAGCGGGTCTTCACCACGCTCTCCGGCGGTGAACGGCAACGGGTGCTGCTCGCCCGGGCCCTCGCCCAGCAGGCGCCACTGCTGATCCTGGACGAGCCCACCAACCACCTCGACGTCCGGGCCCAACTGGAACTGCTGGAACTGGTCAGCTCGCTCGGGCTGACCACGCTGACCGCCCTGCACGACCTGGACCACGCCGCGTCGTACTGCGACCGGCTGGTGCTGCTCGAACACGGCCGGGTCCGGGCCGCCGGCACCCCGACGGAGGTGCTCCTGCCGGCCCTGCTCGCGTCGGTGTTCGGCGTCCGCGCCCACCTCGGTGTCCATCCCCTGACCGGACGCCTGCACGTCTGTGTCGCACCGCTGCCCCCCGCCGACGACGTCCGGGCCCTCGCGGGCGTGGGTGCGGAGCAGCGCGGCGGACACCGACCCGACGACGACCCGAACGGCCGGGCGGCCGACGCCGACGGCCCCCGCGGAAAGGACCTGGGATGA
- a CDS encoding heavy metal translocating P-type ATPase, whose protein sequence is MSVATPPDVSPAANRIDLVIGGMTCAACASRIEKKLNRLPGVQATVNYATEKASVAFPDDLTPADLIATVVKAGYTAEVPPPPEEVERGVAPADPLDDLRKRLLVSIALSVPVIAMAMVPAWQFTYWQWLSLTLAAPVVVYGGWPMHRAAFVNLRHGAATMDTLVSLGTLAAFGWSVWALFFGIAGTPGMRHEFSLSVSQTDGAASIYLEVAAGVTMFILSGRYFEARAKRRAGDALRALLQMGAKEASVLQNGVEVRLPVDRVVVGHRFVVRPGEKIATDGVVEEGNGTVDASMLTGESVPVEVAPGDEVAGATVNRSGRLVVRATRVGAETQLAQMAKLVEEAQSGKAPVQRLADQVAGVFVPVVIGLAVGTLGFWLGTGMGSPSFAFAVAVLIIACPCALGLATPTALLVGTNRGAQLGVLIKGPQILENSRQVDTVVLDKTGTVTTGRMSLLEVVVGDADRDEVLRVGASLESASDHPVARAIVAGAGDPDGLLPVTDFTDLPGLGVRGTVADRPTLVGRSRLLTEAGLAIPAALDEARQAAEQAGRTAVLVSWAGVVKGVFVVADTVRATSAQAVAELKALRLVPVLLTGDNERVAQAVADELGIDDVIADVLPAEKVQVIKELQAEGRTVAMIGDGVNDAAALAQADLGIAMGSGTDVAIEASDLTLVREDLLAAVDALHLSRGTLRVIKGNLFWAFAYNICALPLAMVGMLNPMIAGAAMALSSVFVVSNSLRLRGFQPARATV, encoded by the coding sequence ATGAGCGTCGCCACGCCCCCCGACGTGTCTCCCGCAGCGAACCGGATCGACCTTGTCATCGGCGGCATGACCTGCGCGGCGTGCGCGAGCCGGATCGAGAAGAAGCTCAACCGGCTGCCCGGGGTCCAGGCGACGGTGAACTACGCGACGGAGAAGGCCAGCGTGGCGTTCCCCGACGACCTCACCCCGGCGGACCTCATCGCCACCGTGGTGAAGGCCGGCTACACCGCCGAGGTGCCGCCCCCACCCGAGGAGGTGGAACGCGGCGTCGCACCGGCGGATCCGCTGGACGACCTGCGGAAGCGACTGCTGGTGTCGATCGCGCTCTCCGTACCGGTGATCGCGATGGCCATGGTCCCGGCCTGGCAGTTCACCTACTGGCAGTGGCTGTCGCTGACCCTGGCCGCACCGGTCGTGGTGTACGGCGGCTGGCCGATGCACCGGGCGGCGTTCGTGAACCTGCGCCACGGTGCGGCCACCATGGACACCCTCGTCTCGCTGGGAACGCTGGCCGCCTTCGGCTGGTCGGTCTGGGCGCTCTTCTTCGGCATCGCCGGCACCCCGGGCATGCGGCACGAGTTCTCGCTCAGCGTGTCGCAGACCGACGGGGCGGCCAGCATCTACCTGGAGGTCGCCGCCGGGGTCACCATGTTCATCCTCAGTGGCCGCTACTTCGAGGCGCGGGCCAAGCGCCGCGCCGGGGACGCGCTGCGCGCGCTGCTCCAGATGGGCGCGAAGGAGGCGTCCGTCCTGCAGAACGGGGTGGAGGTCCGCCTGCCCGTCGACCGGGTGGTGGTCGGGCACCGGTTCGTGGTCCGGCCCGGTGAGAAGATCGCCACCGACGGGGTGGTCGAGGAGGGCAACGGCACCGTCGACGCGTCGATGCTCACCGGGGAGTCCGTGCCGGTGGAGGTCGCACCGGGGGACGAGGTCGCCGGGGCGACGGTCAACCGGAGCGGACGGCTGGTGGTACGGGCCACCCGGGTCGGCGCGGAGACGCAGCTCGCGCAGATGGCCAAGCTGGTCGAGGAGGCGCAGTCGGGCAAGGCGCCGGTGCAGCGGCTGGCCGACCAGGTGGCCGGGGTGTTCGTACCGGTGGTGATCGGGCTCGCCGTCGGGACGCTGGGCTTCTGGCTGGGCACCGGGATGGGCTCGCCGTCCTTCGCCTTCGCGGTGGCCGTACTGATCATCGCCTGCCCGTGTGCGCTCGGCCTGGCCACCCCCACCGCCCTGCTGGTCGGGACGAACCGGGGCGCCCAGCTCGGGGTGCTGATCAAGGGTCCACAGATCCTGGAGAACAGCCGTCAGGTGGACACCGTCGTGCTGGACAAGACCGGCACCGTCACCACCGGCCGGATGAGTCTGCTGGAGGTGGTCGTCGGCGACGCCGACCGGGACGAGGTGCTGCGGGTCGGCGCGTCGCTGGAGTCCGCCTCGGACCATCCGGTGGCCCGGGCGATCGTGGCCGGAGCCGGTGACCCCGATGGGCTGCTGCCGGTCACCGACTTCACCGACCTGCCCGGCCTCGGCGTCCGGGGCACCGTCGCCGACCGGCCGACGCTGGTCGGGCGGTCCCGGCTGCTGACCGAGGCCGGCCTGGCGATCCCGGCGGCACTCGACGAGGCCCGGCAGGCCGCCGAGCAGGCCGGACGTACCGCGGTCCTGGTCAGCTGGGCGGGCGTCGTCAAGGGCGTCTTCGTGGTGGCGGACACGGTCCGCGCGACCAGCGCCCAGGCGGTCGCCGAGCTGAAGGCCCTGCGCCTGGTGCCGGTGCTGCTCACCGGGGACAACGAGCGGGTGGCCCAGGCCGTCGCCGACGAACTGGGGATCGATGATGTCATCGCCGACGTGCTGCCCGCCGAGAAGGTCCAGGTGATCAAGGAGTTGCAGGCCGAGGGACGGACGGTCGCCATGATCGGGGACGGGGTCAACGACGCGGCGGCGCTGGCCCAGGCCGACCTGGGCATCGCGATGGGCAGCGGCACCGACGTCGCCATCGAGGCGTCGGACCTCACCCTGGTCCGGGAGGACCTGCTCGCGGCGGTGGACGCGCTGCACCTCTCCCGGGGCACCCTGCGGGTGATCAAGGGCAACCTCTTCTGGGCGTTCGCCTACAACATCTGCGCCCTGCCACTGGCCATGGTGGGCATGCTCAACCCGATGATCGCCGGCGCGGCCATGGCGCTCTCCTCGGTCTTCGTGGTCTCCAACAGCCTCCGGTTGCGCGGCTTCCAACCGGCGCGGGCCACGGTGTGA
- a CDS encoding LLM class F420-dependent oxidoreductase, whose translation MELRVFTEPQQGASYDQLLAVARRAEDTGYAAFFRSDHYLKMGDVSGEPGPTDAWTTLAGLARDTSRIRLGTMMTAATFRLPGPLAITVAQVDAMSGGRVEFGVGTGWFETEHQAYGIPFPPLAERFDRLEEQLAVITGLWQTPTGQTFDFSGKHYTLIDSPALPKPTQSPRPPVLIGGMGAKRTPRLAARYADEFNLPFVSVDDTAAQFGRVRAACAAIGRDPAELRWSNALVLCCGRTDAEVRRRADAIGRDADELRENGLAGSPAEIVDKIGRYAGVGAQRIYLQVLDLADLDHLDLVAAEVMPQL comes from the coding sequence ATGGAACTGCGCGTCTTCACCGAACCCCAGCAGGGGGCCAGCTACGACCAGTTGCTCGCCGTGGCACGCCGCGCTGAGGACACCGGATACGCCGCCTTCTTCCGCTCCGACCACTACCTGAAGATGGGCGACGTGAGCGGGGAACCGGGCCCCACCGACGCGTGGACGACCCTGGCCGGCCTGGCCCGGGACACCAGCCGGATCCGCCTCGGCACGATGATGACCGCGGCCACCTTCCGGCTGCCCGGACCGCTCGCCATCACCGTGGCCCAAGTGGACGCGATGAGCGGCGGCCGGGTCGAGTTCGGCGTCGGCACCGGCTGGTTCGAGACCGAACACCAGGCGTACGGCATCCCGTTCCCGCCGCTCGCCGAGCGGTTCGACCGGCTCGAGGAGCAGCTCGCGGTCATCACCGGCCTGTGGCAGACCCCGACCGGGCAGACCTTCGACTTCTCCGGGAAGCACTACACCCTGATCGACTCCCCGGCCCTGCCGAAGCCGACGCAGTCGCCCCGGCCGCCGGTCCTGATCGGGGGGATGGGCGCGAAGCGTACGCCCCGGCTCGCCGCCCGCTACGCCGACGAGTTCAACCTGCCGTTCGTCTCGGTCGACGACACAGCCGCCCAGTTCGGCCGGGTCCGCGCCGCCTGCGCGGCGATCGGACGGGACCCGGCGGAGCTGCGCTGGTCCAACGCGCTGGTGCTGTGCTGCGGCCGGACCGACGCGGAGGTGCGACGGCGGGCCGACGCGATCGGCCGCGACGCGGACGAACTGCGCGAGAACGGGCTCGCCGGCTCACCCGCCGAGATCGTCGACAAGATCGGCCGGTACGCGGGCGTCGGCGCGCAGCGGATATATCTCCAGGTGCTCGACCTGGCCGACCTGGACCACCTGGACCTGGTCGCCGCCGAGGTCATGCCGCAGCTCTGA
- a CDS encoding FAD-binding protein, protein MPARNWAGNVTWSAARRHRPTSVDELRALVAASRRIRPVGTRHSFNRLADTTGDLVAVDGLPPTVEVDRTRGTATVAAGLRYGEVAARLHEQGYALPNLASLPHISVAGAVATATHGSGERNGNLATSVVAVELVTAAGDLVRVDSTDGRFAALVVGLGAFGVVTRLTLALLPTFDVRQYVHLDLPREAMDEAFASAYSVSLFTDWRGTGFHQVWRKQRADQDPPPARWLGATAADTPRHPVPGLPGDTCTEQFGVSGPWHERLPHFRPGFTPSSGAELQSEYHVPRAAAAEALAALDRVRDRIAPVLQVCELRTVAADQLWLSPQYDRDTLSIHFTWIADAGAVAPVVAAVEERLAPFAPRPHWGKVFDLAPAAVAAAYPRFADAVAAMVTADPTGKFRNELLDRYLPR, encoded by the coding sequence GTGCCGGCGCGGAACTGGGCCGGCAACGTCACCTGGTCGGCGGCCCGCAGACACCGCCCCACCTCCGTCGACGAGCTGCGTGCCCTGGTCGCGGCGAGCCGGCGGATCCGGCCGGTCGGCACCCGGCACTCGTTCAACCGGCTCGCCGACACCACCGGCGACCTCGTCGCGGTGGACGGCCTGCCGCCCACCGTCGAGGTCGACCGGACGCGCGGCACAGCCACAGTGGCGGCCGGACTCCGGTACGGCGAGGTCGCGGCGCGCCTGCACGAGCAGGGGTACGCGCTACCGAACCTCGCCTCCCTGCCGCACATCTCGGTCGCCGGGGCGGTCGCCACCGCCACCCACGGCTCCGGCGAGCGCAACGGCAACCTGGCCACCTCGGTCGTCGCCGTGGAACTGGTCACCGCCGCCGGCGACCTGGTCCGGGTGGACTCCACCGACGGGCGCTTCGCCGCGTTGGTGGTCGGCCTCGGCGCGTTCGGGGTGGTCACCCGGCTGACCCTGGCCCTGCTGCCGACCTTCGACGTCCGCCAGTACGTCCACCTGGACCTGCCCCGGGAGGCGATGGACGAGGCGTTCGCGTCGGCGTACAGCGTCAGCCTCTTCACCGACTGGCGGGGGACCGGGTTCCACCAGGTCTGGCGCAAGCAGCGGGCCGACCAGGACCCACCGCCGGCCCGGTGGCTCGGCGCGACGGCCGCCGACACACCCCGGCACCCGGTGCCCGGCCTGCCCGGTGACACCTGCACCGAGCAGTTCGGGGTGTCCGGCCCCTGGCACGAGCGGCTGCCGCACTTCCGGCCCGGCTTCACCCCGAGCAGTGGGGCGGAGTTGCAGTCCGAGTACCACGTCCCCCGGGCAGCGGCGGCCGAGGCGCTGGCCGCGCTGGACCGGGTCCGCGACCGGATCGCTCCGGTGTTGCAGGTCTGTGAGCTGCGGACGGTCGCCGCCGACCAGCTCTGGCTGAGCCCCCAGTACGACCGGGACACCCTGTCGATCCACTTCACCTGGATCGCCGACGCCGGGGCGGTCGCCCCGGTGGTGGCCGCCGTCGAGGAGCGGCTGGCCCCGTTCGCACCCCGTCCCCACTGGGGGAAGGTCTTCGACCTCGCTCCGGCGGCGGTGGCCGCCGCGTATCCCCGATTCGCCGACGCGGTCGCGGCGATGGTCACCGCCGACCCGACCGGCAAGTTCCGCAACGAGCTGCTGGACCGCTACCTCCCGCGCTGA